One genomic region from Kiritimatiellia bacterium encodes:
- a CDS encoding SCO family protein, with the protein MIWRGVMWIALAGWGVAVASAATRSLPMEQKTEPPPPEVLKRTGFEQKLGATLPLDVPVRDEEGRIVPLGTYFKDRPVVFALVYYKCPMLCNLVLNGIVEVMRQVAFEPGQDYEIVTLSFDHTETHVLAAQKKASYVRELARPGAESGWHFLTADEPAIKAVTEAAGFRFAWDERAKEFAHGSGIMVATPDGKLSHYFYGVVYSPRDVRLALVEASSGRIGNPVDQLLLLCYHYNPVVGGYSAAIMNLVRFGCTVTVVAVGSFVWVSWRREKRSRMLTPAAA; encoded by the coding sequence GTGATCTGGCGCGGCGTCATGTGGATTGCCCTCGCGGGGTGGGGGGTTGCCGTTGCGAGCGCAGCGACACGCTCCTTGCCGATGGAGCAAAAAACGGAACCCCCGCCACCGGAGGTTTTGAAGCGGACGGGATTTGAGCAGAAGCTCGGCGCCACCCTTCCCTTGGATGTGCCGGTCCGCGATGAAGAGGGTCGCATCGTCCCGTTGGGTACGTATTTCAAGGACCGTCCCGTCGTCTTCGCGCTCGTCTATTACAAATGTCCGATGCTCTGCAATCTCGTGCTGAACGGCATCGTCGAGGTTATGCGCCAGGTGGCCTTCGAACCCGGACAGGATTATGAAATTGTGACGTTGAGCTTTGACCATACGGAGACGCATGTCTTGGCCGCGCAGAAAAAGGCCAGTTATGTCCGCGAATTGGCCAGACCAGGCGCGGAGTCCGGCTGGCATTTTCTAACTGCGGATGAGCCCGCCATCAAAGCCGTTACCGAGGCGGCCGGCTTTCGTTTTGCGTGGGATGAGCGGGCCAAGGAGTTTGCGCACGGCAGTGGAATTATGGTGGCCACGCCGGACGGAAAGCTGTCGCATTATTTTTATGGAGTGGTGTACTCGCCCCGCGATGTCCGACTGGCTCTCGTCGAGGCGTCTTCTGGAAGGATCGGGAATCCGGTGGACCAACTTCTCCTCCTCTGCTATCACTACAATCCCGTCGTTGGCGGCTATAGTGCAGCCATCATGAATCTCGTGCGGTTCGGGTGCACGGTGACCGTGGTCGCGGTTGGAAGCTTTGTCTGGGTCTCCTGGCGTCGCGAGAAACGAAGCAGGATGCTGACGCCGGCTGCCGCATAA
- the coxB gene encoding cytochrome c oxidase subunit II: MNNVFRLLPEQASTLAPQVDAIYIFLVAISVFFTLLAAGLVLVFGVRFRRRAGGVTPERPHEDSRLELAAGGLLLVILLVLFGWGAKVYFAAARPPADAMEILVTGKQWMWKLQHPNGKREINTLHIPAGKPIQLTMTSEDVIHSFYIPAFRVKQDVLPGRYTRLWFQATKPGKYRLFCTEYCGTEHSMMGGWVYVLTPADYEKWLVGQTGVAMTETPVQAGERLFVQLGCQTCHNPNSGALGPNLVGVFGHTVRLADGTEVIADEDYLRESILNPQAKIVAGYAPVMPVFKGIVTEDQLMQLVAYIKSLAGASN; encoded by the coding sequence ATGAACAACGTATTTCGATTGTTGCCCGAGCAGGCATCGACTTTGGCGCCCCAGGTGGACGCCATCTACATATTCCTTGTTGCCATTAGCGTATTTTTCACGCTCCTGGCCGCAGGTTTGGTGCTGGTTTTTGGTGTTCGGTTCCGCCGACGTGCGGGGGGGGTAACCCCTGAAAGACCGCACGAAGATAGCCGCTTGGAACTGGCAGCCGGAGGTTTATTGCTCGTCATCCTGCTCGTGTTATTCGGGTGGGGCGCTAAGGTCTATTTCGCAGCCGCCCGTCCGCCCGCTGACGCGATGGAAATTCTCGTAACCGGGAAGCAGTGGATGTGGAAACTGCAGCACCCCAACGGCAAGCGTGAAATTAATACGCTGCATATCCCTGCCGGTAAACCCATCCAACTGACGATGACCTCCGAAGATGTGATCCACAGCTTTTACATTCCCGCATTTCGTGTGAAACAGGACGTCCTTCCGGGCCGCTACACTCGCCTTTGGTTTCAGGCAACGAAACCGGGTAAGTATCGGCTTTTCTGCACGGAGTATTGTGGTACTGAGCACTCCATGATGGGCGGATGGGTCTATGTCCTCACGCCTGCTGATTATGAGAAGTGGCTTGTTGGTCAGACGGGCGTCGCGATGACTGAGACGCCCGTCCAGGCAGGCGAGCGGTTGTTTGTGCAACTGGGATGTCAGACATGTCACAATCCCAATTCCGGCGCGCTGGGTCCGAATCTTGTCGGGGTATTCGGCCACACAGTACGATTGGCGGATGGCACCGAGGTAATCGCTGATGAGGATTATTTGCGAGAATCTATTCTGAATCCACAGGCCAAGATTGTCGCTGGTTATGCTCCGGTCATGCCGGTATTCAAAGGAATCGTGACCGAGGACCAGTTGATGCAACTGGTTGCTTACATCAAAAGTTTAGCGGGAGCGTCGAACTGA
- a CDS encoding DUF3341 domain-containing protein — protein MTDPEHSPKIYGLVAEYETPEALVEAARKVRDAGFKRIDALTPFPVHGLADALGLPRSRMAGLVLAGAMAGALGGFALQYWQSMIQYPHIVSGRPYFSWPNFIPIVFECAILAAGLTAFVGMLVRNGLPRPHHPVFSAPRVDDATTSKFVLVVEATDPLFDEEKTAALLKSTGANFVGVAPLEDGAPDPHDGPTLN, from the coding sequence ATGACCGATCCCGAGCACAGCCCAAAGATTTACGGCCTTGTAGCCGAGTACGAAACGCCAGAAGCGCTGGTGGAGGCGGCGCGCAAGGTGCGTGATGCCGGGTTCAAGCGCATTGATGCCCTCACTCCCTTCCCCGTGCATGGCTTAGCCGACGCCCTCGGTCTGCCCCGGAGCCGAATGGCAGGTCTTGTGCTGGCCGGCGCCATGGCGGGCGCCTTAGGCGGGTTCGCCCTCCAATACTGGCAGTCCATGATCCAGTATCCCCATATCGTATCGGGACGGCCTTATTTCAGTTGGCCCAACTTCATCCCTATCGTCTTTGAGTGCGCAATTCTGGCCGCGGGCTTGACTGCCTTTGTAGGTATGCTAGTGCGGAACGGATTGCCACGCCCCCATCACCCGGTCTTCTCTGCGCCGCGGGTCGACGATGCCACGACAAGCAAATTCGTTTTGGTGGTAGAGGCAACTGATCCCCTGTTCGACGAGGAGAAGACGGCCGCCCTCCTCAAATCCACGGGTGCGAATTTCGTGGGAGTGGCTCCGCTAGAAGATGGCGCGCCGGACCCGCACGATGGGCCCACGCTAAACTGA
- a CDS encoding cytochrome c encodes MRRLMSQILIVGALATTGCELRQAMYDQPKYRPLQRSEFFSDQRASRPIPEGTVAIGLLKDDEHLHDGVVDGKPAETFPFPVTREVLARGQERYNIFCMPCHDMSGSGNGMVVQRGFKRPASFHEQRLRDSPPGYFYSAIKNGFGQMPNYADQIPVRDRWAIVAYIRALQLSRNATIEDVPPEHRAALEAARVGR; translated from the coding sequence ATGCGACGACTAATGTCCCAGATTCTGATCGTTGGCGCACTCGCCACCACCGGTTGCGAATTGCGGCAGGCCATGTACGACCAGCCCAAGTACAGGCCGCTGCAACGCAGTGAATTTTTCAGCGATCAGCGAGCCTCCCGACCCATCCCCGAGGGCACCGTGGCAATCGGGCTGCTCAAAGACGATGAGCATCTTCACGATGGGGTTGTGGACGGCAAGCCAGCCGAAACTTTTCCATTCCCCGTGACCCGCGAGGTCCTCGCCCGAGGCCAAGAGCGATATAATATTTTCTGCATGCCGTGCCATGATATGTCGGGTTCCGGCAATGGCATGGTCGTGCAACGCGGTTTCAAGCGGCCGGCGTCCTTTCATGAGCAACGGCTTCGCGATTCGCCGCCCGGCTATTTTTACAGCGCCATCAAAAACGGATTCGGTCAGATGCCGAACTATGCGGATCAGATTCCGGTTCGCGACCGCTGGGCGATTGTCGCCTATATCCGGGCGCTACAGTTGAGCCGAAACGCGACGATCGAAGATGTTCCTCCGGAACATCGGGCCGCGCTCGAGGCGGCCAGGGTAGGACGATGA
- the nrfD gene encoding polysulfide reductase NrfD, translating into MSATAPEAKLGYEEIPEVVDLRHTYDSATDKINGVILSGKTPMPLAVAMGITFLVAGILFLTIGHLLRMGIGIWGNNQPVAWAFDIINFVWWIGIGHAGTLISAILFLFRQEWRTSINRFAEAMTIFAVMCAGLFPLLHTGRPWLAYWLFPYPNVMQMYPQFRSPLMWDVFAVSTYFTISLLFWYTGLIPDLASLRDRAKNRITKVIAGIFAMGWRGSARHWQRYEIIYLLLAGISTPLVVSVHSIVALDFAVSQLPGWHTTIFPPYFVAGAIYSGFAMVLTLAIPVRALFGFKDFITQKHLDVISKVMLATGLIVLYGYAMEAFIALVYSANPHEEFLMRNRMFGPYGWSYWALILCNGVIPQLLWFKKIRLHTGIVWVISIVINIGMWLERYVILVTTLHRDFVPSSWGMYTPTIFDFSMFIGTIGFFGFMMCLFLRFVPSVAAFELRELLHKKKAHPH; encoded by the coding sequence ATGTCCGCTACCGCTCCAGAGGCGAAATTGGGGTATGAAGAGATTCCGGAGGTCGTAGACCTCCGACACACCTATGACTCCGCGACCGACAAGATCAATGGCGTGATTTTGTCGGGGAAGACGCCCATGCCATTGGCCGTCGCGATGGGAATTACGTTCCTGGTCGCAGGCATTCTGTTCCTGACGATCGGACATTTGCTCCGCATGGGTATCGGCATTTGGGGCAACAACCAGCCGGTCGCTTGGGCCTTCGACATCATCAATTTCGTGTGGTGGATTGGGATTGGCCACGCCGGGACGTTGATCTCCGCCATCTTGTTCCTGTTTCGACAGGAATGGCGGACATCCATCAACCGTTTTGCCGAGGCGATGACGATTTTCGCCGTCATGTGCGCGGGACTTTTCCCGCTCCTTCATACCGGCCGACCCTGGCTCGCCTACTGGCTGTTTCCCTATCCGAACGTGATGCAGATGTATCCGCAGTTCCGCAGCCCTCTGATGTGGGACGTCTTCGCGGTTTCGACCTACTTCACGATTTCTCTGCTGTTCTGGTACACGGGCTTGATCCCCGACCTCGCGAGCCTGCGAGATCGCGCCAAGAATAGGATCACCAAGGTCATTGCCGGCATTTTTGCCATGGGTTGGCGCGGCTCCGCTCGCCACTGGCAGCGTTACGAGATCATCTATCTCTTGCTGGCCGGCATTTCAACCCCCCTGGTGGTATCCGTGCACAGCATCGTCGCCTTGGATTTCGCCGTTTCCCAGTTACCCGGCTGGCATACCACGATCTTTCCGCCGTATTTCGTTGCTGGCGCCATCTATTCGGGTTTCGCCATGGTCCTGACGCTCGCGATTCCAGTGCGGGCCCTGTTCGGCTTCAAGGATTTCATCACGCAGAAGCACCTGGACGTGATTTCGAAGGTGATGCTCGCGACGGGCCTGATTGTCCTCTACGGGTATGCGATGGAAGCGTTTATCGCTCTCGTCTACAGCGCGAACCCCCATGAGGAATTTCTGATGCGGAACCGTATGTTCGGTCCGTACGGCTGGAGCTACTGGGCGCTAATTTTGTGCAACGGCGTGATTCCCCAGTTGTTGTGGTTCAAGAAGATTCGCCTGCACACCGGAATTGTCTGGGTGATATCCATCGTTATCAACATTGGCATGTGGCTCGAGCGGTATGTCATCCTGGTGACAACGCTGCACCGGGATTTCGTCCCAAGCTCATGGGGTATGTACACGCCGACCATCTTCGATTTCTCGATGTTCATTGGCACCATCGGGTTTTTTGGATTCATGATGTGTCTCTTCCTGAGGTTTGTCCCGTCCGTCGCCGCTTTTGAGCTGAGGGAACTTCTCCACAAGAAGAAAGCGCATCCCCATTGA
- a CDS encoding Fe-S-cluster-containing hydrogenase, translating into MSDRNPSVTAGAEALFERALSESRCSNSTALWRSLEELAESRGADPKNLRDSLERYAAVAEWDPIDRRDFLRLMGASLALAGLTACTKQPEEKIVPYVRAPEDVVPGKPLFFATSFVHAGYAEGILAESHMGRPTKIEGNPLHPASLGGSSLFAQASVLQLYDPDRSQAHLKFGRQATWDQFIREVENELVSLQLSQGAGLRILTESVTSPTLIAQIRSLLERFPQAKWHVYEPVNHDNIFAGAELAFGEPLWPRYHFDKAAVVLSLDSDFLGRGPGHVRYARDFASRHSPLSTEGMSRLYVVESSASITGGQADHRLAVRASRVEWIARAIARGLGIDAAAGPGDAEKAWIEAVVRDLKRHRGAAVVLAGENQPPIVHALAHAMNEALDAFGKTVEMLPPVEVFQGSQTESIKELAADMKAGLVKMLFILGGNPVYTAPADCQFEEALQKVPFSVHHSLYRDETSRWCRWHIAATHYLEEWSDARAFDGTASIIQPLIEPLYSGRSAHEVMAALLGQTGKKGLELVQEHWKAQAQNAPDFEKQWRRWLHDGLVHGSAFAGKTVGVKRGLASEPPVEKALGASELELSFQPDYGTWDGRYANNGWLQEVPRPMTQIVWDNVVLLAPQTAALRRLRNGFVVELISSGYKVRAPVFVQAGHPEDCATVLMGGGRSRAGRVGNGAGFNAFALRSTAQPWITVGLARDTGETSVVVTTQEHHRLSEKHHARLYRSATLDEFRKKPDFVRKYDEFGQTPPSIYPDFDYTKGNQWGMVVNLNACIGCNACVVACQAENNIPVVGKDQVRRGREMHWIRVDRYFVGDPQNPAIALQPVTCMHCENAPCEAVCPVAATVHSREGLNQMVYNRCVGTRYCSNNCPYKVRRFNFYKFADHTTPSLKLQRNPDVTVRARGVMEKCTFCVQRISEARIEAKKKGRLVDVVQDGLQTACQQACPTRAIVFGDINNPEDPVAKLRALPLNYGMLVELNTRPRLTYLAKVRNPNPDLEQPAVETAHGEHA; encoded by the coding sequence ATGAGCGATCGAAATCCATCTGTTACGGCGGGCGCGGAAGCCCTGTTCGAGCGGGCCCTGTCCGAGAGCCGATGCTCGAATTCTACCGCGCTGTGGCGCAGCTTGGAGGAGCTCGCCGAATCGCGAGGCGCAGACCCGAAGAACCTCCGGGACTCGCTGGAACGGTACGCCGCCGTTGCTGAATGGGATCCGATCGACCGCCGTGATTTCCTTCGGCTCATGGGGGCGTCTCTGGCGCTGGCGGGGCTGACCGCGTGCACCAAGCAACCTGAGGAGAAGATTGTGCCTTACGTTCGGGCGCCAGAGGACGTGGTGCCCGGCAAACCGCTGTTTTTTGCAACTTCTTTTGTCCATGCGGGTTATGCCGAGGGGATTCTGGCCGAGAGCCACATGGGTCGCCCGACCAAAATCGAGGGCAATCCGTTGCACCCGGCAAGCTTGGGCGGATCGAGCTTGTTCGCGCAGGCATCGGTCCTCCAACTGTACGATCCCGATCGCTCTCAAGCGCACTTAAAATTTGGCCGTCAGGCGACATGGGATCAGTTCATTCGCGAAGTTGAAAACGAGCTAGTTTCACTCCAGTTATCTCAGGGTGCCGGTCTACGCATTCTGACCGAATCGGTAACCTCTCCGACCCTGATCGCCCAGATCCGCAGCCTTCTCGAACGCTTTCCTCAGGCGAAGTGGCACGTCTACGAGCCGGTCAATCACGACAACATCTTCGCCGGGGCCGAGCTTGCCTTTGGAGAGCCTTTGTGGCCGCGATATCACTTCGACAAGGCCGCTGTTGTGCTCTCGCTGGACAGCGACTTTCTCGGTCGCGGTCCCGGTCACGTTCGATACGCACGGGATTTTGCCTCGCGCCATTCGCCGCTTTCGACCGAGGGCATGAGCCGCCTCTATGTGGTCGAATCCTCGGCAAGTATTACAGGTGGGCAGGCTGACCATCGCTTGGCGGTCCGTGCAAGTCGTGTGGAGTGGATCGCGCGCGCAATCGCGCGGGGGTTGGGCATCGATGCGGCTGCCGGTCCCGGCGACGCTGAAAAGGCATGGATTGAGGCGGTTGTTCGAGACCTCAAACGTCATCGGGGCGCCGCCGTGGTACTGGCGGGCGAAAATCAACCGCCGATCGTCCACGCCTTGGCGCACGCCATGAACGAGGCGCTCGATGCGTTTGGCAAAACCGTCGAAATGCTTCCGCCAGTCGAAGTTTTTCAGGGCTCCCAGACGGAATCGATCAAAGAGCTGGCGGCGGACATGAAAGCCGGTCTCGTCAAGATGCTCTTCATCCTGGGGGGGAATCCTGTCTACACCGCGCCGGCAGATTGCCAGTTTGAAGAAGCTCTGCAAAAGGTCCCCTTCAGCGTCCACCACAGCCTTTATCGCGACGAAACGTCCAGATGGTGTCGCTGGCATATCGCTGCGACGCATTATCTCGAAGAGTGGAGCGATGCCCGAGCTTTCGACGGTACAGCCTCGATCATCCAGCCGCTGATCGAGCCTCTCTACAGCGGGCGCTCGGCTCATGAGGTTATGGCGGCGCTTCTGGGGCAAACCGGGAAGAAAGGGTTGGAACTCGTCCAGGAGCATTGGAAGGCCCAGGCCCAAAATGCGCCCGATTTTGAGAAACAGTGGCGCCGCTGGCTTCACGATGGCCTCGTCCACGGATCCGCTTTTGCCGGGAAAACTGTAGGAGTCAAACGCGGACTGGCGTCGGAACCCCCTGTTGAGAAAGCTTTGGGCGCCTCTGAGTTGGAGCTTTCCTTCCAGCCCGATTATGGAACTTGGGACGGGCGTTACGCCAACAACGGGTGGCTTCAGGAAGTGCCGCGACCCATGACGCAGATTGTCTGGGACAATGTCGTGCTCCTTGCGCCCCAGACGGCTGCCTTGAGGCGTTTACGGAACGGATTCGTGGTGGAATTGATTTCCAGCGGTTACAAGGTGAGGGCCCCTGTGTTTGTCCAGGCCGGCCATCCGGAGGACTGCGCCACGGTTTTGATGGGTGGCGGCAGGAGCCGTGCCGGCCGGGTGGGAAATGGCGCCGGCTTCAACGCATTCGCTCTAAGGTCCACTGCCCAGCCATGGATTACTGTAGGTCTCGCGCGCGATACTGGGGAGACATCCGTCGTCGTGACGACCCAGGAACACCACCGCCTGAGCGAGAAACACCACGCACGATTATATCGATCCGCGACGCTGGATGAGTTCAGGAAGAAGCCCGATTTTGTCAGGAAGTACGACGAGTTCGGTCAAACACCACCCTCCATCTACCCGGACTTCGATTACACCAAGGGCAACCAGTGGGGAATGGTGGTCAATCTCAATGCCTGCATCGGCTGTAACGCCTGTGTCGTTGCCTGCCAGGCCGAAAACAACATTCCGGTGGTCGGCAAGGATCAGGTACGACGCGGGCGGGAAATGCACTGGATCCGGGTTGATCGATATTTTGTCGGTGATCCACAAAATCCGGCGATCGCACTGCAGCCGGTCACCTGCATGCATTGCGAGAATGCGCCATGCGAAGCGGTCTGCCCTGTAGCCGCGACCGTGCACAGCCGCGAAGGCCTGAACCAGATGGTGTACAACCGATGCGTCGGCACCCGTTATTGCTCAAACAACTGCCCCTACAAAGTCCGTCGCTTCAACTTCTACAAGTTTGCTGATCACACCACGCCTTCGCTAAAACTGCAGCGAAATCCGGACGTGACCGTTCGCGCGCGAGGGGTGATGGAAAAGTGCACCTTCTGCGTGCAGCGCATCAGCGAGGCACGGATCGAGGCGAAGAAGAAGGGGCGTCTTGTCGACGTGGTTCAGGACGGCCTTCAAACTGCCTGCCAACAGGCCTGCCCGACGCGGGCCATCGTCTTTGGCGACATCAACAATCCAGAGGACCCGGTCGCCAAGTTACGCGCCTTGCCGCTGAATTACGGCATGTTGGTCGAGCTCAACACGCGTCCGCGGCTGACCTATTTGGCGAAGGTGCGCAACCCGAATCCCGATCTGGAACAACCGGCCGTTGAAACGGCCCACGGGGAACATGCCTGA